Sequence from the Nocardioides exalbidus genome:
GCCGGGCAAGGTCGGCCGCAGCTACGACTGGATCGGCGTCGACCCGCGCGGCGTCGGCGACAGCCGCCCTGCGCTGTCGTGCGACAAGCGGATCGCCGAGATCGGCACGCGCCCGTCCTACTACCCGACGACCGACGCGATCCTCCAGGCCTGGCTGACCAAGAGCGAGCACTACGCCGCCGACTGCGGAGCGTCGGCCTCGGCCGCGCTCCTGCCGCACATGAAGACGACGGACACGGTCGCGGACTTCGAGGTGCTCCGCGCAGCACTGGGCGCGGAGAAGGCGAGCTTCTACGGGTTCTCCTACGGCACCTACCTCGCGCAGGTCTACGCCACGTTGCACCCCGACCGCATCGACAAGCTCGTCCTCGACGGCGTGATCGACCCGCGCGGCATCTGGTTCGACTCGCAGCAGGAGCAGAACCGGGCGTTCGAGAAGGCAATGGGCCAGTTCTGGCGGTGGACGGCCCGAGCCCACCGGACCTACCGGCTCGGGTCCACCGGCGCGAAGGTCGAGAAGACCTACTACCGCATCGTGAAGAAGCTGACGAAGAAGCCGGTCAACGGCGTGAGCGGCCCCGAGGTCGCCGACCTGACGCTCTCGGCGGGCTACGGGCGCTACTCGTGGCCCGACGTCGCGTCCATGCTCTCCGAGGTGGTGACCAAGGGGACCGCGCGGAAGCTCCGCAAGGAGTACACCTCCAGCTACCCCACGGTCCGCGACGGGGACAACGGCTACGCCGCCTACCTCGCGACCGTCTGCACCGACGCCCCGTGGCCGACCGACCTCGACGCCCTGCTCGCCGACTACACGCGGCAGGACCGCACGCGACACTTCCTGGCCTGGCCCAACGCCTGGTACAACGGCCCGTGCCGCACCTGGCCCGCGTCGCCCGGCACGCCTGTCGACATCGCGGCGTCCGACCAGCAGGCGCTCCTGATCAGCGAGACCTTCGACGGTGCCACCCCCTTCGCGGGAGCACTGGACGTACGCCGTCGCTGGCGCGGCGCGTCGCTGATCGAGGGCGTCGGCGGCACGACGCACGCCGGCAGCCTGAGCGGGGTCGGCTGCGTCGACAACCGGATCGCCTCCTACCTCGCGACCGGGAAGCTGCCGAAGCGCCGCTCCGGCGACCGGTCCGACGTGAGGTGCCCGGCGATCCCTGCTCCGAATCCCGGGTGAGCCGGACCGGGTGGGGTCAGGCCGGGTGGGGTCAGGCCGGGACCCAGCAGATGCCGTAGCGCTGGCCCGCGTCCCACTGCTCCTGGGTCGGGCTCTCCTGCGACCACGTGAAGTCGAGCGGGTCGTCGGCGCCGGCGCGCGCCGCGTCGCGGCAGGTCGCCTCCATCCGGTCGGCGATGGCCGCGTCCTTCGGCAGCACCTTGCCGGGGATGTCGACGGTGGTCGTCGCGCGCCACGTGTGCGTCGACCCGCAGGTGACGCGCCGGAAGGCCCTCGTCCCGGGGGCCGCGGTGGCACACATGGTGATGGCCGGCGCCTCGCCCCAACCCTTCGTCTGCTTCGGCAGCCGCATCAGCTGGCGCGGCGAGGCGACGACGACCACGTCGCAGCGGAACCAGTCCGCCCCTGCCGCCGCGCGGTTCACGCTCGGGGTGAACCAGACGGCCTGCGCCATGCTCAGCCTCAGCTCCAGCGGCGTACGGGCGAGGTGGCGGGGGAGCCGCGACGTGCAGGCCGTGCGGGCCTGGCGCTGCGCGGCGCGGGAGTCGGGTCGGCGCACGTGGCCTGCCTCGGTGGTCAGGTCGAGCCGGCCCACGAAGTAGGTCTGCGCGGTGTGCGGACGCCCGCACCTCACCGGCGCGGTGCGGCCGATGACCGCGATGGCCTGCCGGAAGGACAGGTCGTGGCACTCGCCGACCTTCGGCGTCGGGCCCGGGTCGGGCGGGACCGTCTCGGTGGGAGTCGGTGTCGTGACCGGCGGCTCGTCCGGCCCGGACGTGGACCCGGTGCACGCGGTGAGCGCGAGCAGCAGCGCGACGACGGCTGCGACGGCTGCGACGACCTTGGGCACGGGGGTCATCCCATCACCCACCCATCACCAGGGCCGCCAGCGTCCCGCCGAGGTCGTACGCCGACTCCCGGTCCGCGGCGCCGACCTCGCCCGTCACCTCGAGGACCGGCGCCGCCTGGCGCCAGGGCAGGGCACCGACGATCGACTGCACCGATCGCACGGCGCCGGTCGTGTCGTAGCGGCCGTGGACGTAGAGGCCGAACGGCTTCCGGCCGCCCTCCGCGCTGGCGGCCGACCCGTCCTCGGACAGTGCGCCGCCGGCGGCCAGGAAGGTCGAGTCGAAGAAGTGCTTGAGCGCGCCGCTCATGTAGCCGAAGTTGGCCGGGGTGCCGAGGACGAAGCCGTCGGCGGCGAGCACGTCGTCGGCCGTCGCCTCGAGCGCCGGACGGACGACGACCTCCACGTCCTCGATCGCGTCGTCGGACGCGCCCGCGACCACCGCGTCGGTCAGGACGGCGACCGACGGGGTGGGGGAGTGGTGCACCACCAACAAACTGGGCATGACGAGAGCCTACGAGGCGCGTAACGTCGCGAGACGTGACGTTCGAGGTGGCAGGTGACGCGTACGACCGGTTCATGGGCCGGTACTCCCGGCCCCTCGCCCTCGCCCTCGTGGACTGGCTCGGCCCCGACCCCGGCAGCCGGGTGGTCGACGTCGGCTGCGGACCCGGCGCCCTGACCGGCGTCCTGGTCGACCGGCTGGGCGCCGAGCACGTCGCGGCGGCCGACCCCACGGCGCCGTTCGTCGAGGCGTGCCGCGAGCGGAACCCCGGGGTCGACGTGCGCCGGGCACCGGCGGAGGACCTGCCGTTCGACGACGGCTCGTTCGACGTCGCGGCAGCCAACCTGGTCGTGCACTTCATGGCGGACCCCGTCGCGGGCCTCACCGAGATGGCCCGCGTGACCAGGTCTGGCGGCCAGGTCGCCGCGACGGTGTGGGACATCCACGGGCGACGCACGCCCATGGAGCCGGTCTGGCGCGGACTCGACGTGGTCGATCCCACGCGGCCGGACGAGGGCGTGTCGGCGGGCGCGCGCCGGGGCGCCACCGACGAGCTGATGGCGCGTGCCGGGCTCCGCGACGTGTCGGGCACCGAGCTCGCGGTGACGGTCACCCACCCGAGCTTCGAGGAGTGGTGGGAGCCCTACCTCCACGGAGTCGGTCCGGTCGGCGACGCCGTGGCCGCGCTCGACGACCGGCGCCGCGCCCAGCTGGAGGAGGTCCTCCGCGACGACCTCGGCGACGGTCCGTTCGAGCTGACCGCGGTCGCGTTCGCCGTCCACGGGCGGGTCTGAGCCGTCTCACTTCGCGGGAGCGGCGGCGCGAGCGGCCCGGCCGGGGGCTACTCTGGTCCCGTCATGATGCGCAGCCTCCTTCTTCGCTGCCGCAACGAGGCCCCAGTTATCCAACACTGACCCGGCTTCCTCGTTGCGGAGTCGCGCGCGCCGGTCGACTGACACAGACCGACCTTCTGACGAGGACCCCATGACCAACCTGAGCAACACCGCCAACCAGCAGTCGACGAGCCCCATGCCGTTCGGCCGCTACACGCCCTTCGTGCCCGTCGACGTGCCCGACCGCACGTGGCCGACCAGGAAGGTCGAGAAGGCGCCGCGCTGGCTCTCCACCGACCTGCGCGACGGCAACCAGGCCCTGATCGACCCGATGACCCCGGCCCGCAAGCTCACCATGTTCGAGCTGCTGGTGAAGATGGGCTACAAGGAGATCGAGGTCGGCTTCCCGAGCGCGAGCCAGACCGACTTCGACTTCGTCCGCAAGCTCATCGACGAGGACCGGATCCCCGACGACGTCCAGATCTCGGTGCTGACCCAGGCCCGCGAGGACCTCATCGAGCGCACCGTCGAGTCTCTGGTCGGTGCCCCGCGCGCCACCGTCCACCTCTACAACGCGACCGCACCGCTCTTCCAGCGCGTGGTCTTCGGCGTGACGCCCGACGAGTGCCGCAACATCGCGGTCCGCGGCACCGAGATGGTGATGAAGTACGCCGAGGAGCGCCTCGGCGGCATCGTGGGCACCGAGGACTTCGGCTACCAGTACAGCCCGGAGATCTTCACCCAGACCGACACCGACTTCGCGCTGAGCGTGTGCGAGGCCGTCTCCGACGTCTGGCAGCCCGAGGCCGGCCGCGAGATCATCCTCAACCTGCCGGCGACCGTCGAGATGTCGACGCCGAACACCTACGCCGACCAGATCGAGTACTTCGGCCGCGGCCTGACCCGCCGCGAGCACTCCGCGATCAGCCTGCACCCGCACAACGACCGCGGCACGGCCGTCGCCGCCACCGAGCTGGCCCTGATGGCCGGCGCCGACCGCGTCGAGGGCTGCCTGTTCGGCCACGGCGAGCGCACCGGCAACGTCGACCTGGTGACCCTGGGCATGAACCTGTTCAGCCAGGGCATCGACCCGCAGGTCGACTTCGGCGACATCGACGAGGTCCGCCGCACGGTCGAGTACTGCACCGGCCTGCCGGTCCACCCGCGCCACCCCTACGCGGGCGACCTCGTCTACACCGCCTTCTCCGGCTCCCACCAGGACGCCATCAAGAAGGGCCTGGAGGACCTCGACAAGCGGGCCGCCGACCAGGGCATCGACGTGCGCGACATCGCGTGGGAGGCGCCGTACCTCCCCATCGACCCCAAGGACGTCGGCCGCACCTACGAGGCCGTGATCCGGGTCAACAGCCAGTCCGGCAAGGGCGGCGTGGCCTACGTCCTCAAGACCGAGCACAAGCTCGACCTGCCCCGCCGCGCGCAGATCGAGTTCAGCCGCGTCGTGCAGCAGCACACCGACGCCGAGGGCGGCGAGATCACACCCGAGGAGATCTGGGCCGTCTTCCGCGCCGAGTACCTCGACCGCGCGACCCCGCTGAGGCTCAACTCCATCCACACCTCGTCCGCCACCGGCCAGAAGGACGCGCTCGACGTCAACGTCTACGTCGACGGGGTGGCCCAGGCGCTGCACGGCGAGGGCAACGGCCCGCTGTCGGCGTTCATCGCCGCGATCAACGAGCTGCCGCACGACTTCGACGTCCGGCTCCTCGACTACGCCGAGCACACCCTCGCCGCCAGCGGCGACTCGCTCGCCGCGGCCTACGTCGAGCTCGTGGTCCACGGGACGACCTACTGGGGCGTGGGCATCGACGCCAACATCGTCACCGCCTCGCTCAAGGCCGTGGTCAGCGCCGTCAACCGCGCCTGACTACATTCGGGTCATGCTGGTCAGCGAGCGCATCGGGCAGTTCTTCGTCGAGTCCGACGGCGGACGGGACCGGCTCGAGTACACCGAGTACGGCTCGGGCGACGAGTGGGTCGTGCTGCTGCACGGCCTGCTCATGCCCCGCCGGATGCACCAGCCGCTCGCACGGGCGATGGCCGCGCAGGGCCTGCACGTCGTCACCCTCGACCTGCTCGGGCACGGCCGCTCCGACCAGCCTGCGGACCCGCTCGTCTACTCGATGACCTCGTTCGGCGAGCAGGTCGTGGCGCTGCTCGACCACCTCGGCGCCGAGCAGGCCGTGATCGGTGGCACCTCGCTCGGCGCCAACGTGTCACTGGAGGTCGCGGTCCTCGCGCCCGAGCGGGTCAAGGGCCTCGTCGTCGAGATGCCGGTGCTGGACAACGCGCTCGTCGCCGGGCTGCTGGCGTTCGTCCCGATCATGCTGGCCGCGCGCTACCTCCCCTTCACCGCCAACACGCTGCAGAAGGCGTCGAGGTCCGTGCCGCGGGGACTCGTGCCGTTCTGGGCGGGCGTCGCGCTCGACACCGTCGACCACCGCGCCGACTCGGTCGCCGCGGTGCTGCACGGCGTGATCTACGGCCGGCTCGCGCCGTCGTCGAGCCAGCGACGCGCGATCCGCGCACCCGTGCTCCTGGTCGGTCACCCGGTCGACCCGATCCACCCGTTCGTCGACGCCGACATGCTCGCCGCCGAGCTGCCCGACGTGCGGTTCGAGCGGGCCACGTCGATCCTCGAGTGGCGCACGCGCCCCGAACGGCTGACCCGGGCGGCCGCCGACTTCGCCCGCGAGTGCTGGGCGGCACCCACCCCGCGCCGAGCACGCACGCGGAAACGCTGACGTCGTACGCTGTTCGCGGGGGTCGGTGGGGGAGGATGTGCACGTGCCCCTCTACCGCGACGAGGCGGTCGTGCTGCGCACCCACAAGCTGGGCGAGGCCGACCGCATCATCACCCTGCTGACGCGTCAGCACGGGCGGGTGCGCGCCGTCGCCAAGGGAGTGAGGCGTACGACGTCGCGCTGGGGCTCGCGGCTGGAGCCGTTCACCCACGTGGACCTGCAGCTGGCCGATGGCCGCAGCCTGGACGTGATCACCCAGGCCGAGACCCTCGACCCGTTCCACGCGCGCCTCGGGCTCGACTACGACCGCTACACCGCCGGCACGGTGATGCTCGAGACCGCCGAGCGGCTCGTCACCGAGGAGAAGGAGCCGGCGGTCCAGCAGTTCCTGCTGCTCGTCGGCGGCCTCCGGGCGATGTCGGGCGCCGAGCACCCCGCCAAGCAGGTCCTCGACTCCTACCTGCTCCGCTCGCTGTCGGTCGCCGGCTACGCGCCGTCCTTCGACCACTGCGTGCAGTGCGGGGTGGAGGGTCCCCACCGGTTCTTCAACCCGTCCGCGGGCGGCGTCATGTGCAGTGCCGACAAGCTGCCCGGCTCGGCGACGCCCGCGCAGGAGACGGTCCGGGTGCTCGGTGCGCTGCTCGTGGGCGACTGGCCCGTCGTGCACGCCGCCGACCCCCGCCACCTCCGCGAGGCGAGCACGCTGGTCTCGGCCTACCTCGCCTGGCACCTCGAGCGCGGGCTGCGCTCGATGGCCTACGTCGAGCGCTGAGGCAACAAGACGCGCTCCCGGCGCGTCATAGGGTGCGGAGGCGGCACATCTGCCGACCCCTGCTGACCACGGGAGCGCCCATGACGGACGAGACCACGCCCACTCCCGCGTCGCCGACCCGTCGCAGCCGCCGGCGCACGGTACTCAAGGTCGTCCTCGTGAGCGCGCTGGTGCTCGCGCTCGTCACCGGCGTGGGCACCTGGCTCTTCGTGCGGCACCTCGACGGCAACATCGAGACGGGGTCGCTCGACGAGCTCGGTCCGGGACGTCCCGAGCGGCAGTACACCGGCAACGGCAAGCCGCTCAACATCCTCGTCATGGGGGACGACAGCCGTGCCGGGCCGGGCAACCGCATCGACGACGAGGCGGGAGCCGGCGGGTCCGACACCACGATCCTCGTGCACCTCTCCGCCGATCGCAGCCGGGCGTACGCCGTCTCCATCCCGCGCGACTCGATCGTCGACCGCCCGGCCTGCAACGGTGGTGAGTCCCCGGCGGCCACCGACGTGATGTGGAACGCGGCGTTCACCGTCGGCCAGGAGTTCTGCACGGCCGACCAGTTCGAGCAGATGACGGACGTCCTGCTCGACCACTACGTGGTCGTCGACTTCAACGGCTTCGGCCAGATGGTCGACGCGGTCGACGGGGTCCCGGTGTGCGTGCCCTACGACATCGTCGACCGGGCCAACGGGATCTTCGTGCCGGCGGGCGACCCGTCCGTGCTCCGGGGCGACCAGGCGCTCGACTACTTCCGCGCGCGCTACGTCGGCGACCAGCTGGAGCAGAACGACATCTCCCGGATCCGCCGCCAGCAGGAGTTCATCGGAGCGCTCGTCCGGACGGTCCAGTCCGCCGGCACCCTGGCCCGGCCCGACCGGGTCGTCCGGTTCCTGAACGCGGCCACGAAGTCGCTGCGCACCGACGAGGAGCTCGGCTCGGTGACGCAGATCGCGCGGATCGCGCTGCAGCTGCAGGACATCGGTCTCGACAAGGTGCAGTTCGTGACCCTGCCGACGGAGTACTACGACGTGGACTCCGACCTCAGCGGCAAGGTGTACTGGACCCCGGACGCCTTCCGGATCTGGGACCTCCTCAACCGCGACGAGGTGCTGCCCGCCAGCCTCATCGGTGACACGTCGGTCGATGCCGAGGGACCCAGGGGCGGGAAGGGCTCGGGTGGCGCGGGCTCGGGCGGGTCCTCGGGCGGATCGTCAGGCGGAGGTTCCGCGGACGAGCCGGTCTACGGCATCTGCGGGTGACGCCGTCGCGGTGCGCGGCCAGGTCCAGGCGGAGCGTACGACGAACGCGAGGAGCGCGAGCTCGAGCACGATGCCGAGGCCGTAGAACAGCACCCAGGACTCGCCCACCACGTTGAAGACCGTGACCGGGACGTAGAGCGAGGCCACCACGATGTTCGCGGTGCGGCTCGCACCGGCCGGCAGCGCCGTCGACAGCACGACCATGAGGATGGGCACGGCCATGAGGGCGAGCGCCGAGGTGGAGAACGTCTGCGAGAGGTCGAACTCGAAGACCCGGCCGTCGAGGATCTCCCCGACGACGCCGGGCGTGAAGAAGTTGAGGATGTCCACGTAGGCGTAGAGGAACATGAAGCTCGTCCATGCGGCGGCGAGCTTGATCCTCACCGGGACCGGCTGGTCGTGCAGGGTGGTGGCGGTGGTCTGGTGTGTGCTCATGTCGGGCTCCGTCGTCGAGATGGGGTTCGGTGCCCTCACGATCGTCGAGCGCGCCCCTCGCGCGCCTCGGCCCTCAGGCCGGACTCCCTCGGCCGTTCGGCCGAGGTGTCTCAGCTGCGTGTACGGGTCGGCTGCGACCGTGGCGTGCCTGTGGCCCCGCCGTCGTGGTGACTGGCGGGGTGTGGGGCTTGGTCATGGTCGTGCGGGCTCGACCGGGGTGGTGCCTGATCGGTCGCGTCTGAACTGGTGGCCGTGGGGTGAGGTCCATTCGAACACGCCGGGTTCGGTCATGGCGTAGCGCCAGGCGGTGAAGGTCTTGAGTCGGTGGTGGGAGCGGCACAGGCAGGCGAGGTTGTCGGACCGTGTGGGTCCGGGTTGTGGTCGGCCTTCGGCTTCGGCGTCGTGGTCGTACGGGCTGATGTGGTCGATGTCGCAGGCCCTGGCTGGCCTGGTGCAGTGGGGGAAGACGCAGGTGCGGTCGCGCAGGATCACTTGCTCGCGGATCCGGTCGGGGATCTCGTAGCCGGGTGCGGTGAGGTTCTGGTTGAGGTCGATGACCGGCTTCACGGTGATCGTGGTGCGGGAGTCGCCGCACCACGCCTGGAGCTGCTCGAGGAGCAGGAGCTTCTGGCGGTTCTCCATCCGTCCGGTGGGCCCGAAGACCGTGCCCTCGCTGGTGATGTCTGCGTCGAAGTGGGCGTGGAGGACCACCTCGCGGGCCGCCGGAAGGTTGGGGAGGTCGGGTCTCGATACGCCTCCTCGTTCCTCGTCGGCCACTCGACCACCCGAAGAGAAGGCGGTGGCGGCGAGGTCGAGGGCGGTCTGGGTGCGGGCGAGGTTGCCGAGGGCCTTGGCGCGGCGGACGTCGAGGGTCTCGGTGGAGCCGAGGGCCTTCTGAGTCGCGGCGTCGTGGGCGAGGGTGTGGTCGAGGTCGATGCCGTCGGCGAGGTCGAGGTCGGCCTCGACGTGGATGGTGCCGGCGAAGTGCACGTCCTGGTCGTGCACGGTGACGTGCCGCGGGTCGACGTACAGGTAGCCGTCCTCCGGATCCGACGCGGGATCTGGTTGAGCAAGGTCGTAGCGCTTGATGGCTTCGGCGACGAGGCGGTCGAGCTGCGCGACACCGACCTTGCCGGCGACCGCACTGACTTGGTCGTCGACCCACCCAGCGGCCTCACGGGTCAGCGAAGGAACAGCGTGGATGGTCGCTTCGGCGACCGACCGGGCACGCCACGCGGGCACCGTGCCGGCGTGGACCTGGTGCCAGAGTCGGGGAAGGCGGTGGCGGAGCTCGAGGGCATGCCCGATGAGCTTCTTCGCAGCGGTCGACGAGATCCCGAGAACGGCGCCGAGCTCGGCGACACAGAACTCCGTCACCAACGGGCAGCCCTCGCCCGCGATCGGTTCCTCGTGCTCCGAGCCGGGGGTGGTGAAGGCGGCGGCGAGGTGGATCGACTCGGGTGGGTGGAGGTCGGCCCAGCGGGCGGCGAGGTCGAGCTGGTCGGCTGCTGCCTGGTCCTCGACGGCCTTGCGGTCGCGCAGGGCAGCGAGCAGGGCGAAGGCAGTGAGGTCGTCGACCCCTGCCTCGCGGACCGCTGCCAGTACTTCGCTCATGTGTTCGATTGTAGGCGGTGTGTCCGACAGTGGCCATGCTCGGAGGTGCGAGGTTCGGTCAAGGGATGATCTGGTCTCGTGAGGGGCGCGGGGCGCCCTCGTCGACCAACGGCGGGTAGCTGGTGGCGTTGGTTTCGACACGCTCGCTGGCGCTCGCTGCTCGACCAGCGGCGGGCGTGGGGCGCCCTGCTCGACCAGCGGCAGGCGCGGGGCGCCCGGCTCGACCAGCGGCCGGAGGGGGGTCGACACTAGGCTCTCCCTCGTGAAGCGCGCCGTCCGACAGCCGACCCCGCACCCGTCAGGCGCGACGCCGCCTCCGGTCCCGAAGGACCTCGTCCCGGAGCACGTCGCGATCATCATGGACGGCAACGGCCGGTGGGCGAAGGAGCGAGGACTGCCGCGCACGAAGGGCCACGAGCAGGGGGAGAGCAGCCTGTTCGACGTCGTGGAGGGCGCGATCGAGGTCGGCGTGAAGGCCATCTCGGCCTACGCGTTCTCGACCGAGAACTGGTCGCGCACGCCCGACGAGGTGCGCTTCCTGATGGGCTTCAACCGCGACGTGATCCGCCGCCGACGCGACGAGATGCACGAGCTCGGCGTCCGGGTCCGATGGGCGGGTCGTGCGCCGCGGCTCTGGAAGTCGGTCATCAAGGAGCTCCAGGTCGCGGAGGAGATGACCCGCGACAACGACGTGCTGACGTTGACGATGTGCGTCAACTACGGCGGTCGTGCCGAGCTCGCCGACGCGGCGCGCTCGATCGCGCGTGAGGTCGCGGCCGGCCGGCTCAACCCCGACAAGGTCGACGAGAAGGTGTTCGCGAAGCACCTCTACGTCCCCGAGCTGCCCGACGCCGACCTGGTCTGGCGCACGTCGGGGGAGCAGCGGCTCTCGAACTACATGCTGTGGCAGGCGGCCTACAGCGAGATGGTCTTCACCGACGTGCTCTGGCCCGACGTCGACCGCCGCCACCTGTGGCAGGCCGTCGAGACGTACGCCAGCCGTGACCGCCGCTACGGCGGTGCCGTCCCCAACCAGGCGAGCCCCCACGGCGAGGGCTGAGGGCGACCGCTCAGCCGGACGCGCCTCCACGCAGCAACCAGTTCGTCTCGCGGTAGCGGTCCTCGAGCTCCTCGGGCTGCGGCACGACGTCCTGCGACGTGCGCGTGTCCTCGACGCGCACGCGCGGCGGGAGCTGGGAGTACGACGACTCGGTGGCCATGCTGCGAGCGTAGCCCCCTAGCGGCACGCGGGACAGGTCCCGAAGATCTCCAGCGTGTGGCTGATGTCGCCATAGCCGTGCTCCTGGGCGATCGCGTTGGTCCAGCGCTCCACGGCCGGTCCCTCGACCTCGACGGTCGCGCCGCACGTGCGGCACACGAGGTGGTGGTGGTGCGTGTCCGAGCAGCTGCGCCAGATGGCCTCGCCGTCCTCGTTGCGCAGCATGTCGACCTCGCCGGCGTCGGCGAGCGCCGCGAGGGTGCGGTAGACGGTCGCGAGCCCGACCGAGTCGCCCTGCTTCTGGATCAGGTCGTGGATCTCCTGGGCGCTCCGGAAGTCGTCGAAGCCCGCCAGGGCGGCCGCGACGGCGCGACGCTGGCGGGTGGGCCGGACGGTCCGCTGCGGGGAGTCCGCCGCGGGTCCGGGGGAGGAGGGGGTGTGTTCAGTGCTCGTCATAGTGCTCTCCGTGTACGGCGTGACGGTGGCCGTCGTGGACGTAGTCCACGTGGTCCCCGTGCGGGACGGCGAGGTGGCCGCACGCCTCGCCGTGCTGGTGGGGGTGCTCGTCGTCGGTCGCCGCGCGGTGGGGCGTGGGGTCGACCTCCGGGAAGGGTGCCATCAACGTGCTGCGCCGGCGCAGCCACACGCCGATCGGCCAGGTCGCGGTGAACATGGCCAGCGCGACCATCACGATGGTCGGCCCGGGGTAGACCGAGACCTTGAACGACAGCGCCGCGCTGAGCACCAGCCCCCCGACCGCCGACACGCACCCGACCGCCATCGCGCCGAACAGGGTCGTGCGGAACGAGCGGGCGAGCTGCTGCGACGTGGCGACCGGCACCACCATCAGGGCGGAGACGAGCAGCAGCCCGACCGTGCGCATCGCGACGGTGATGCTGGCCGCGGCGAGCACCGCGATGAGCAGGTTGTAGGCGCGCACCCGCAGCCCGGCGACGCGCGCGAAGTCCGGGTCGCTGGCGACGGCGAACAGCTGGGGCGACAGTCCGAGCGCGACGAGGAGCACGACCACCGTCAGCACCGCCGTGAACCACACGTCGGCCGACGAGATCGCGTTGAGGGAGCCGAAGAGGTAGGCCTGCAGGGTCGCGGCGCCCTGGCCGGCGATGCCGGTGATCAGCACGCCGCCGGCGAGGCCGCCGTAGAACAGCAGGGCCAGGGCGACGTCGCCGTTGGTGTGGCCGCGCTCGCGGATGAGCTCCATCAGCACGGCTCCGAGCACCGCGACCACGACCGCGGTCCACGTCGGCGAGGCGCCGGTGAGCAGCCCGAGCGCCACACCGGTGACGGCCACGTGCCCGATGCCGTCGCCGAGCAGCGCCAGGCGGCGCTGCACGAGGAACGTGCCGATCGCGGGCGCCGCGAGCCCGGTCAGCAGCGCGGCGATGAGCGCTCGCTGCATGAAGTCGAGCGCGAAGAGGTCGAGGAACGTCATCTCAGCGCCTCCGGTCGACGTCGAAGGGGGAGGCCACGTGCGGCGCGTGGTCGTGCCGGCTCGGGCCCTCGTGCGCGTGGTCGTGGCCGTGCGGGTGGTGCGTGTGCGAGGCCAGCTCCTGCGTGAGCGGTGCGCCGTCGTAGGCAACCCGGCCGTCGCGCATCACGACGGACCGGTCGATCAGCGGCGCCATCGGGCCGATCTCGTGGGCCACCAGCAGGATCGTCGCCCCGGTCTCCTTGAGGCGACCGAGTGCGTCGGCGAGCGCGCGCTGGTTGGGCAGGTCGACTCCCGCCGTGGGCTCGTCGAGCACGAGCAGGTCCGGCTCGCCGGCGAGCGCCCGCGCGATGAGGACCCGCTGCTGCTGGCCGCCCGAGAGCTGCGAGACGCCGTACGACGACCGCCCGGCGAGGCCGACGACCTCCAGGGCGTTCTCGACGGCCCGGCGGTCGGCTGCGCCCGTCGGGCGGAAGAGGCCGCGGCGGCCGACGCGGCCGGAGGTGACGACCTCGCGGACGGTCGCGGGCACGCCGCCGATCGCGGACGAGCGCTGGGGCACGAAGCCGATGCGGCGCCAGTCGGTGAAGTCCTCGATCGGGGTGCCGAACAACCGGACCGTCCCCCGCGCGTGGGGGAGCAGCCCGGTCACGGCCCGCACCAGGGTCGACTTGCCGGAGCCGTTGGGGCCGAGCAGCGTCACCATGTCGCCCGGGTGGACGGTGAGGTCGACGTCGCGCAGGATCGGCCGGCCGCCGATCGAGACGGAGACCTGGTCGAGGACGACGGGTGCGGTGGGGTCGGGAGACGTCACGAGCAGTCGTTGGCCTTCTGCAGGGCGGCGAGGTTCTCACGCATGATGGAAAGGTAGTCCTCTCCGGCCGTGTCGTCCGAGAGCCCCTCGATG
This genomic interval carries:
- a CDS encoding metal ABC transporter permease encodes the protein MTFLDLFALDFMQRALIAALLTGLAAPAIGTFLVQRRLALLGDGIGHVAVTGVALGLLTGASPTWTAVVVAVLGAVLMELIRERGHTNGDVALALLFYGGLAGGVLITGIAGQGAATLQAYLFGSLNAISSADVWFTAVLTVVVLLVALGLSPQLFAVASDPDFARVAGLRVRAYNLLIAVLAAASITVAMRTVGLLLVSALMVVPVATSQQLARSFRTTLFGAMAVGCVSAVGGLVLSAALSFKVSVYPGPTIVMVALAMFTATWPIGVWLRRRSTLMAPFPEVDPTPHRAATDDEHPHQHGEACGHLAVPHGDHVDYVHDGHRHAVHGEHYDEH
- a CDS encoding metal ABC transporter ATP-binding protein, giving the protein MTSPDPTAPVVLDQVSVSIGGRPILRDVDLTVHPGDMVTLLGPNGSGKSTLVRAVTGLLPHARGTVRLFGTPIEDFTDWRRIGFVPQRSSAIGGVPATVREVVTSGRVGRRGLFRPTGAADRRAVENALEVVGLAGRSSYGVSQLSGGQQQRVLIARALAGEPDLLVLDEPTAGVDLPNQRALADALGRLKETGATILLVAHEIGPMAPLIDRSVVMRDGRVAYDGAPLTQELASHTHHPHGHDHAHEGPSRHDHAPHVASPFDVDRRR